In Streptosporangiales bacterium, the genomic stretch GATCTGCGCGGTGGCGGCGACGAACAGCGGAGCCCAGCACGACGGCAGGATGTAGGACCAGATGATCCGCAGGTGCCCGGCGCCGAGCAGCCGCGCCGAGTCGACGAAGTCGAGGTTGCGTACGGAGATCGCCGAGGCGCGCACGACGCGGGCGAAGACCACCCACCTGGTGACCGCGAGCGCGATCACGATGTTCGCCAGGCCGGGCCCGAGCACACCGGCGAGCAGGATGGCCAGCAGGATGCTCGGGAACGCCAGCTGGATGTCGCCGAGCCGGGAGATCACGGCGTCCGGCGGGCCGCCGAAGTAACCGGCGACGAGGCCGAGCACCAGCCCGAGCAGGCCGCCGATCACCACGACCGCAAGGGCGACGAGCAGCGAGATCCGGCTGCCGGCGAGCACCTCGGCGAGCAGGTCGCGGCCGAGCTGGTCGGTGCCGAACGGGGCGAACATGCCGTCAGCCAGCCGTGCGCCCGGCGGCAGC encodes the following:
- a CDS encoding ABC transporter permease subunit; the encoded protein is MATTTTRPARAFLAGMSRPTKVACAILACFVLTAVVGPMLRPFDSVTTRLGDRLLPPGARLADGMFAPFGTDQLGRDLLAEVLAGSRISLLVALAVVVIGGLLGLVLGLVAGYFGGPPDAVISRLGDIQLAFPSILLAILLAGVLGPGLANIVIALAVTRWVVFARVVRASAISVRNLDFVDSARLLGAGHLRIIWSYILPSCWAPLFVAATAQIGLTMVAEAALSFLGLGVPVSQASWGATISEGRNYLGSAWWISTIPGTALAIVVICVGIAGDALRNVADPQGRS